GGAAATGCTCAGTCCTGTCATTGCGGCACTTTTGTCTAGTGTCGCGACCTTTTCTTGCATGCTTCCTTGTTCCCGTGGGATATTGATCAGTTGTGTGAGCTCAGGAGAGTCAGTAAAACGGCACCGGTGAAAAGGTGAGGATGACGATAAATTCTCTAGCTCTCCAAAGCTAATGCAAGAACCtcctgtttggggcagggaaatGTTCCTGCTATTGAGATACAATCAGCTTCCACTGCTCGCAGAGAGAAGTAAGCGCTCTGGCAGATGGTGGTGAATCATGTTGAATGAAGCGTCTGTGCTATGGAAGAGCTCTGCGCAAACACCAGAGCTTGGCACAATACCCGCTGTTCCCTCACTGCCTTGTCTTTGTCCTGCAGAGCTGGCTGATCCTCCTCAAGTCCCAGTGCTGATCATCTCTGAAGCTGAGACATGGGACATCAATGCCTGCTCTGGCGTGGGCTGTGGACAGTTTGTGGATTGGGATAAGATGCCTGAGCTCAACCAGCAGCCAAGCGCCTCCAGTCAGAGCCTCCCCCAAAACTTCAAAGAGCTGAAGAAGCTGGCGAGGACAGGCCATTGGGCTACCAACCATGTGCTAAGAGCTCAGGCTTACCATCACATCATCCAGCATGTCCCATGCCGGCTTGTCACCCCGGATGCTCTGGTCTACAGGGACGTAGCGAGCCGGCTGTTTGGGAAGCAGAGCGTGAGCTCCCACCCCTTGCCTGAGTTCCTTGGTGAGAGCATGATGCCCACGTACTGCCTGACTGTGGAAGGTGTAACCGCCGTGAAGAAAGTACTCATCTGCCTTGGCAACCTCTTCCCTGACATCACCTATGGGCCGATCCTCCCTGCTGTcgtggctctgctgctgcattaCAGTGAAGATGAGGCTCAGTGCTTTGAGAACATCTCTCGCCTTGTTGCTTGTAATGACTCCCATACCAGCTACATAGACCAGTCCTTCCTGGCCCACCAGGCCTCCTGTATGACTTTCGGAGATCTGGCCAACAAGCACTGCCCAGCAGCCCACAGATTAATAGCCAGCACCTCTGACAATGTCTTTGAGGTCTACTCCGAATGGTTGGGGTGGATCTTTGGTGACCTTCCCTTTGAGTATGCTATCCGCGTGCTTGATGTGTACCTGCTGGAGGGACAGAAAGTCCTCTACCGGGTCGCTCTGGCCTTGCTGAGGCAATACGGGCTCTCAGTGACCTCTGGAGAACTGAACATGACCGACATCGAGGGAGAGCTGAAAGCTTTCATGCAGAGCATTCGGAAGCACGTGACAGCTGACAAGCTCCTGGAGAGAGCCTTTGGTATTCGGCTGTTCTCCCGCAAGGAAATCTGGCTGCTTCAGATGGCCAACA
The sequence above is a segment of the Carettochelys insculpta isolate YL-2023 chromosome 20, ASM3395843v1, whole genome shotgun sequence genome. Coding sequences within it:
- the LOC142023630 gene encoding TBC1 domain family member 24-like isoform X2, coding for MLQFGLGLPHSPRGAAEDFLLDQLGKRSRSSSALLSSGGGDMETTRELADPPQVPVLIISEAETWDINACSGVGCGQFVDWDKMPELNQQPSASSQSLPQNFKELKKLARTGHWATNHVLRAQAYHHIIQHVPCRLVTPDALVYRDVASRLFGKQSVSSHPLPEFLGESMMPTYCLTVEGVTAVKKVLICLGNLFPDITYGPILPAVVALLLHYSEDEAQCFENISRLVACNDSHTSYIDQSFLAHQASCMTFGDLANKHCPAAHRLIASTSDNVFEVYSEWLGWIFGDLPFEYAIRVLDVYLLEGQKVLYRVALALLRQYGLSVTSGELNMTDIEGELKAFMQSIRKHVTADKLLERAFGIRLFSRKEIWLLQMANRKALAEKGITVVQRRFYSCCEGYEPTVLLLKTTLGEVCGAFLSSDWKERKKSGGSTSFFGTGECFVFSVRPEMERYEWVFIKKPELTKAAPRSPRQRSPSPSPPARIRAPPDGHVSSSNHLSVPVLERDKARLSPFLAIRHFVLPSKTASMFMSGSREGIRIGGGGGQALFIDADLCYGRTEHCETFDNPPLCQENFQVQLLEAWGFQIA
- the LOC142023630 gene encoding TBC1 domain family member 24-like isoform X3, whose product is MLQFGLGLPHSPRGAAEDFLLDQLGKRSRSSSALLSSGGGDMETTRELADPPQVPVLIISEAETWDINACSGVGCGQFVDWDKMPELNQQPSASSQSLPQNFKELKKLARTGHWATNHVLRAQAYHHIIQHVPCRLVTPDALVYRDVASRLFGKQSVSSHPLPEFLGESMMPTYCLTVEGVTAVKKVLICLGNLFPDITYGPILPAVVALLLHYSEDEAQCFENISRLVACNDSHTSYIDQSFLAHQASCMTFGDLANKHCPAAHRLIASTSDNVFEVYSEWLGWIFGDLPFEYAIRVLDVYLLEGQKVLYRVALALLRQYGLSVTSGELNMTDIEGELKAFMQSIRKHVTADKLLERAFGIRLFSRKEIWLLQMANRKALAEKGITVVQRRQLFYLAVDMLKFSSTIVTAQEMRIVWSWIPKRFSLFSPVLLFSTSENGYSLQRFYSCCEGYEPTVLLLKTTLGEVCGAFLSSDWKERKKSGGSTSFFGTGECFVFSVVAEAKLCSLTLTSATAEQSTARPLTTLLSARKTSRCSCWKPGAFRSPKHCEVASPCTRLRKETFLSPAQQTMAGHAPGAISWHADA
- the LOC142023630 gene encoding TBC1 domain family member 24-like isoform X1 — encoded protein: MLQFGLGLPHSPRGAAEDFLLDQLGKRSRSSSALLSSGGGDMETTRELADPPQVPVLIISEAETWDINACSGVGCGQFVDWDKMPELNQQPSASSQSLPQNFKELKKLARTGHWATNHVLRAQAYHHIIQHVPCRLVTPDALVYRDVASRLFGKQSVSSHPLPEFLGESMMPTYCLTVEGVTAVKKVLICLGNLFPDITYGPILPAVVALLLHYSEDEAQCFENISRLVACNDSHTSYIDQSFLAHQASCMTFGDLANKHCPAAHRLIASTSDNVFEVYSEWLGWIFGDLPFEYAIRVLDVYLLEGQKVLYRVALALLRQYGLSVTSGELNMTDIEGELKAFMQSIRKHVTADKLLERAFGIRLFSRKEIWLLQMANRKALAEKGITVVQRRQLFYLAVDMLKFSSTIVTAQEMRIVWSWIPKRFSLFSPVLLFSTSENGYSLQRFYSCCEGYEPTVLLLKTTLGEVCGAFLSSDWKERKKSGGSTSFFGTGECFVFSVRPEMERYEWVFIKKPELTKAAPRSPRQRSPSPSPPARIRAPPDGHVSSSNHLSVPVLERDKARLSPFLAIRHFVLPSKTASMFMSGSREGIRIGGGGGQALFIDADLCYGRTEHCETFDNPPLCQENFQVQLLEAWGFQIA